One Meiothermus sp. CFH 77666 genomic region harbors:
- a CDS encoding glutaredoxin family protein, whose protein sequence is MIIMYTTSWCPDCRATKQALASLGLPYTEVDIEQDSSAAELVMKVNNGKRSVPTLVYGNHAASMSRFSIAKLKSWLEQAGLQAGSYQA, encoded by the coding sequence ATGATTATCATGTACACCACCTCCTGGTGCCCCGACTGCCGTGCCACCAAACAAGCCCTCGCAAGCCTCGGCCTGCCCTATACCGAAGTGGACATCGAACAGGACTCGAGCGCTGCCGAGCTGGTAATGAAGGTGAATAACGGCAAGCGCAGCGTTCCTACCCTGGTTTATGGCAACCACGCCGCCTCGATGAGCCGTTTCTCCATTGCCAAGCTCAAGAGCTGGCTCGAGCAAGCGGGCCTTCAGGCAGGCAGCTACCAGGCATAA
- a CDS encoding ROK family protein — MSVVGIDLGGTKIMAGVLSEGVIRARVTVPTPEEGGRAVIAAMAQAALSAIEAAGIGVKAIGLGTPGPLDFKRGRIKFAPNIANFTDFPIVELLEEATGYKVYMENDANAAALAEHKLGAAQGAESSLFMTVSTGVGGGFVWGNRVLRGVNGQGGEIGHITMQPGGPLCGCGLDGCLEALATGPAMERMALASFKREMGTRELFALFQQGDPRASRIVLQAASWVGIALASLVKCYDPEVVVLGGGVALNAGPAYLDEVMRSYHRYMENWITPPIHLAKLGSEAGLLGAALTAALEVGEA; from the coding sequence ATGAGCGTAGTGGGGATAGACCTGGGCGGAACCAAAATTATGGCGGGGGTGCTGAGCGAGGGCGTTATTCGGGCCAGGGTCACGGTGCCTACCCCCGAGGAGGGCGGCAGAGCGGTTATTGCCGCCATGGCCCAGGCCGCTTTATCAGCCATAGAGGCCGCAGGTATTGGCGTCAAGGCCATTGGCCTGGGCACCCCGGGGCCGCTGGACTTCAAACGAGGCCGTATCAAGTTTGCCCCCAACATCGCCAACTTCACCGACTTTCCCATTGTGGAGCTCTTGGAGGAGGCCACCGGCTACAAGGTCTACATGGAAAACGACGCCAACGCCGCGGCACTGGCCGAGCACAAGTTGGGCGCAGCCCAGGGCGCCGAGAGCAGCCTTTTCATGACGGTTTCGACCGGGGTGGGCGGCGGTTTTGTGTGGGGGAACCGGGTGCTGCGGGGCGTGAATGGTCAGGGGGGCGAGATTGGGCACATCACCATGCAGCCGGGCGGCCCCCTGTGCGGCTGCGGGCTGGATGGCTGCTTGGAGGCGCTGGCTACGGGCCCGGCCATGGAGCGCATGGCCCTGGCCTCTTTCAAGCGCGAGATGGGCACCCGCGAGCTCTTTGCCCTGTTCCAGCAAGGCGACCCCAGGGCCAGCCGGATTGTCTTGCAGGCCGCAAGCTGGGTGGGCATTGCCCTGGCTTCGTTGGTGAAGTGCTACGACCCCGAGGTGGTGGTGCTGGGGGGCGGGGTCGCGCTCAACGCGGGCCCGGCTTATCTGGACGAAGTGATGCGCTCGTACCACCGCTACATGGAGAACTGGATCACCCCGCCCATCCACCTGGCCAAGCTGGGGAGCGAGGCCGGGCTGCTGGGTGCGGCCCTGACGGCGGCCCTCGAGGTTGGCGAAGCCTAG
- a CDS encoding YifB family Mg chelatase-like AAA ATPase yields MLAQVRTYSLFGLEAQPITVEVDVSPGMPFYAVVGLPDKAVEESRERVRAALKNAGFPYPQGRVVINLAPAELRKEGTHYDLPIALGLLCAQGTLPPEALQGFAAAGELGLDAELRPVPGAVNLALGALQEGYKLLMPLASAEEAALIEGVQVFGAAHLAQLVRFLLGAEELPTARAGQVVQSLDASLDLLDVKGQAKAKRALEIAAAGGHHLLMSGSPGSGKTMLAKRLPGLLPPLSPEEALEVTRIHSAAGRLMKGLLKTAPFRSPHHTVSDAGLIGGGTIPKPGEISLAHRGVLFLDEFPEFSRDALEVLRQPLEDGVVTISRARASFTYPARFLLVAAMNPCICGWFGDPEKPCSCTPTQRTRYVGRISGPLLDRFDLVVEVPRLTPEELARAPEGEPTAVVRERVLAARERMQSRQGKLNSELFGRTLRQHTALSHASEALLQAATQRLALTARSYDRILRVARTIADLAGAEHIQEAHLAEALTYRRSLG; encoded by the coding sequence ATGCTGGCCCAGGTACGAACCTACAGTCTATTTGGCCTCGAGGCCCAGCCCATCACGGTCGAGGTGGACGTTTCGCCAGGAATGCCCTTCTACGCGGTGGTAGGCTTGCCCGACAAGGCCGTAGAGGAGTCGCGCGAGCGCGTGCGAGCCGCCCTCAAGAACGCCGGCTTTCCCTACCCCCAGGGGCGGGTGGTGATCAACCTGGCCCCGGCAGAGTTGCGCAAGGAAGGGACCCATTACGACCTGCCCATTGCCCTGGGGCTGCTCTGTGCCCAGGGAACCCTTCCCCCCGAAGCCCTGCAAGGGTTTGCGGCGGCGGGCGAGCTGGGCCTGGACGCGGAACTCCGCCCGGTTCCGGGAGCGGTCAACCTGGCCCTGGGGGCCCTTCAAGAGGGCTACAAGCTCCTGATGCCCCTGGCTTCCGCCGAAGAGGCCGCCCTGATTGAAGGGGTGCAGGTGTTTGGGGCGGCGCATCTGGCGCAGCTGGTGCGGTTCTTGTTGGGGGCTGAAGAGCTGCCCACCGCCCGTGCTGGCCAGGTTGTGCAAAGCCTGGATGCCTCCCTCGACCTGCTCGATGTCAAGGGCCAGGCCAAGGCCAAGCGGGCCCTGGAAATCGCCGCCGCCGGAGGGCACCACCTTTTGATGAGCGGCAGCCCCGGCTCGGGCAAGACCATGCTGGCCAAGCGCCTGCCGGGTTTGTTGCCGCCTTTGAGCCCAGAGGAGGCGCTCGAGGTCACCCGCATTCACTCCGCCGCCGGGCGGCTCATGAAGGGCCTCCTCAAAACGGCCCCCTTTCGCAGCCCCCACCACACCGTCTCGGATGCCGGGTTGATCGGCGGTGGTACCATCCCCAAGCCGGGCGAAATTTCCCTGGCCCACCGGGGGGTATTGTTTCTGGACGAGTTTCCCGAGTTTTCCCGCGATGCCCTGGAAGTGCTGCGCCAACCCCTGGAAGATGGCGTGGTCACCATCTCGAGGGCCCGGGCCAGCTTCACCTACCCGGCCCGGTTTCTCCTGGTAGCTGCTATGAACCCCTGCATCTGCGGCTGGTTCGGCGACCCGGAAAAACCCTGTAGCTGTACCCCTACCCAGCGCACCCGCTACGTAGGCCGCATCTCCGGCCCCCTGCTGGATCGCTTCGACCTGGTGGTGGAGGTGCCAAGGCTTACCCCGGAGGAGCTAGCCCGCGCTCCTGAGGGCGAACCCACCGCCGTGGTGCGGGAACGGGTGCTGGCGGCCCGGGAGCGGATGCAGTCCCGCCAGGGCAAACTGAACAGCGAACTCTTTGGCCGCACCCTGCGCCAGCACACCGCACTCTCACACGCTTCCGAGGCCCTGCTGCAAGCCGCCACCCAGCGCCTGGCCCTCACCGCCCGCAGTTACGACCGCATCCTGCGGGTGGCGCGTACCATCGCCGACCTCGCGGGGGCGGAGCACATCCAGGAAGCCCACCTGGCCGAGGCGCTGACGTATCGAAGGAGTCTGGGGTAA